CCCTTTTCAAAACGGTTTGACCAAGGGTAGCGGGGAAGAGTTGAGGGTTTCGGCCGCTCGGCCAAAAAGCGCCGCTCTCCCTCTTTGCGCTCGATGATCTCGCCCGTCTGGTTCTGTCTTTTTATCTTCGCTTCCCGGTGTTTATCCTCCAGGCTACAAGACAAAAGCGGCAACATCCATAGGCAGATAATGACCAGATCTCTTTTCATAGGGGGTGGCTTAAATTTTGTTCTTTTAGGTACAATTAACGCACTTTCAATTGTTATTTGCAAACCAAGGCGGAGACCACATGCTTTCCTGGGCAGATTCCTACTCGCTCGTTCTCTTTGATTTTGACGGCCTGCTCGTCAACACCGAAAAGGTGCATTTCAAAGCGTACACAGAAACCATCCAGTCCCTCGGGTTTACCTTGGGATGGGACCTTCCGAAGTACCTTGAGACCGCGCATTTTAAAGCGGAAGGGCTTGAAGAGGAGATCTACCGCCAGTTTCCCGAGCTTAAAAGGAAGATTCCTGAGTGGAAAAATGTCTACCGCGTCAAGAGAGAGACCTATCTTGATCTCCTCCGCAGGGAAGAGATCGAGTGGATGCCGGGGGCCAAAGAGCTGATCGGCGCGCTCTACAGCAAAGGGATCAAGATGGCGGTCGTCACCCATTCCGACCGGGCGCAGATCGATATCATCAGGGGAAAACTACAAGAGCTTAAGCAGATCGGGCATTGGATCACGAGGGAGGATTATAAGAATCCCAAGCCAAGCTCCGACTGCTACCGTTTTGCTATCGACACTCTGGCAAAAGAGGGAGGGGCTGTGATCGGCTTTGAAGACTCGCCACGCGGGCTGACAGCTCTTCTTGGAACGGAGGCAAAAGCGGTTTTGGTTACAGAGGTGGCGTATCCGGACATCGACAGTTTGCTCAAGCGGGGGGCGGTGAGGATGAAATCTTTAAAAGAGGCCGTGTCCCGGGATGCACTGGAGCTGTTAGTAGATCACCCGGTTTAAGAAAAGACCCTGCGGGGGAGCTGCCTGCCCCGCTTGTTTCCTGTCGAGGGAAGCCAGAATCGAAATCATCTCTTCCGGCTTCCTCTTCGAAGATCCCACTTCCACCAGTGTGCCGACAATATTGCGCACCATCTTATAGAGAAAGCCATCTCCTTCAAATTCGAGCAGCACTCCAAATTCCCAAGGGGTAAAATCGATCTTTTTGATGGTCTTGACGAGGTCTTTTTCCGCTTTCGACACGCTTTCGTTGGTGAAGGCCGAAAAGTTGTGTTCGCCGATCAGGTAGGAGGCGGCTCTCTCCATAGCCGGAAGGTCAATTTTCCGGGGGATATGCCAGCTGATGTGCCTCCAGTGCGGTGGCTGGACAGGCCCCAGCGTCAAGCGGTAGGTGTAGCACTTTCCTTTTGCCGAGAAGCGGGCGTGGAAAGAAGGATCTGCCTCTTCCAGGGAGAGGACGCGGATCTCGGGGGGAAGTATGCCGTTCAAGGAGTAAAAGGCTTTTTTTAAATCGAAGGGGCGATCGGTCTTGAAGCTGGCGATCTGGGCGGCTGCATGCACTCCGGCATCGGTTCTGCCTGACCCTGTCACATGCACTTTCTCTTTGAGGATGAGAAGAAGGGCGTCTTCCAGTTTTTCCTGGATGGATATGCCGTTCGGCTGCACCTGCCAGCCGGAGAATGAAGAGCCGTCGTAGGCCACAGTCAATTTGTAATTTTTTTTCTCTTCCACTCGAAGATCCCCTGAGTTTGAGAGGGAATCATATCAAATAATTGAATTTAAGTCACTGGTGTTAGCTGTTTTAACAGCGAACTTTTCAGCCAGTTTCTCGGCAAGGTCCAAGTCTTCCTGCGTCGTGATCTTTAAATTGGCAAAGCTTCCTTCCACCAGCTTGACCTTGTGTCCGACAAGTTCGGCAAGAGAGACATCATCCGTCACGGTTAGCTCCTCCCGCTTAGCTTTGGCAAATCCTTCCAGCAGCAGATCCAATCGGATCACCTGGGGCGTTTGGATTTCGTGGAGGCAGCTGCGGTCGGGAGTGCGCGTCACAATCCCGTCCCTGTCGGCTTCTTTGATCGTCGCTTTGACAGGCACGGCAAGAGTTGCTGCGCCGAGCGCCACTCCCTCCTCCACTACTTTTTTGATCATTTCGGGGCTGACAAAAGGACGGGCGGCGTCATGCACCAGGATATGGGTCGTGTCGTTAGCGATAAGCTGCAGGGCATTAAAGAGAGAGTCCTGACGGCGGTTTCCGGGGAGCGCAAAGAGGGGGGCGCCGCTTCCCTTGAAGAGTTCTCGATAGGACGGGTCGCAGACGACGATCACCTGGCTAAACAGGGTGCTCTTGGCAAGGAGCTGATAGGAGTGCAGGGCAATTGGCCTGTTTGCCAGGCTTAGGTACTGCTTGGGCATCGCGTGGCCGAAGCGCGATCCCACGCCTCCTGACAGCAAAACAGCGGAGATCCTTATCTCACTCATGATTCTTAGCTCCCCTTGTTTTTCAATGTGATGGAGACAATTTCCGGCGGGCAAAACCAGCGAAACGGCATGACGCTTCCCACGCCTCGCGTCGTATAGACCCTCTGTCCTTTGTACTCTCGCAGCCCATAGAAGAAGCGCTCATCCTCCATGACAATGAACCGGTCGCGAAGCAGGGGTAAGTTGACCTGCCCGCCGTGCGTGTGTCCGCACAAAATGAGGTCGTATTGATCCCGCTTCAGTCTGGGTATGCCGTCAGGGTTGTGGAGGAGAGTCAGAGCAAAATCGGTCTTATCGTTGGAGAGGCAGCTTTCGTCCATCTTGTTGACAGTATATTCGCCAAGGCCGTGGATGGTGAGCGTTTTGTCTTTGATCCGGACTGAGACGGAGCTGTTTTCGAGCAGGTTGAAAGGAGTTTTTTTAAGGAGGTTGAGAAGGGGTCGATGCTCTTTGACGGCCTTAATTTCCGGGTCGATAATTCCGGTTGGCTTGACGGGGTTGATCATCCGCTTCAGCCCTTTTAAGATGGAGGATCTGTTCTCTTTGTCACCAATCAATGAATAGTTGCCCGACCTTCCGACCGAGACGAAAGAGGCGTAGTCGTGGTTGCCTAAAATGGCGAAATTTCCAAAACGGGCTTGGGGGAGCGAGAGCAGGAAATCAAGCAGCCGCTCCTCGTCTTCGAGGTGGCTGTAGCAGAGAAAGTCGCCGGTAAATACCAAAATATCGGGGTTTTCCCTGTGAATTTTACTGCTGAGTTTTTTTAAAAAAGCGTCGGGTGTTGATTTGGAGAAATGGAGGTCGCTGAATTGAGTGATTTTGAGCCCCTGCAGCTCGGGCGCAAGGTCCGGGCATTCAAGAGTGAGTTGTCTTGTAAGGAGTAGGTTAGGCTCTACGAAGCGGGGCCATATTCCCAAAACGGAAGCAATGCAGAAGCCATCCCAGAGATAGTCAGGTAGTGATTTTGTGCACGGCTTGCCCATAGTCGGTTGATCTCTTCAAGATTTGTTCACGGTAGTCAGTATAAAGGAAACAATGGTAAAGAAGGATGTCAGCTTTTACTTTGAGCATCAAGGGAAAATTGGATGAAGGGGGGAATGCCATGGCAAGAGGTTGCTCATTACCATGGCAAAAGTGTTTAGCGATGTGCGAGTTCAGCGTCTTTTAAGTGCTTGGAAACTTTGCTTGTCATCTTGAACATGTCGATGGCAGCTGGGGAGCCAAATACTTTTGCAAGCTTTGCATCAGGATTGATGTTGCGCTTGTTTTTTGGATCTTGCAATTTGTTGCGCTTGATGTAGTCCCAAAGTTTTTTTGTCACCTCAGTACGTGCCATCGGGCCTTTGCCGACGATCTCAGCGAGGGTTTCGCTCACTTGGACTGGCTTCATGAAGGCAGATGGTTTTTTTTTAGTTGCCATTGCGTTCTCCTTATTGTTTAGGGTCGATATGAACAATTCGTATCGAACAGTTAAGTCTGTCTAGGGGATTCTTTTATCTGTCCTCGTAATTAATAGTCAAAAGAATTTGCTCGGTGAATTCATGCTTTTCCTTGGGGAAACGCTAACTTTATAGTTTGTTTTACTAGTTTAAGTTGCTAGCTTACTGTCTTTTGTGGGTTCAATCAACGGATCTGCCGAGGGGTGATAGAGCGCTGGCATGTTAGACGACAATTGTGTATAACCTGTATGAAATCACAGCATCAGAGGGGTGTTTTAAGGAAATGATGGAGACGGTAAGAGAAGATTCCCTAGACCATTTAGCGGATCTTGCCCTGAGATTGACAAGATCGGAAGACAAATTGGCCCTTTTGAAAGAGACGGAAGAGTACCGCTGCTTCCTCAAAGCAAGGCCCTACGTCCTTTCCCTTCAGAATCTGCTTGATCGCCAAGAACAGCTCGTTCTCTGCTCTGTTGCCGCCATCGGACAGGCGATGCGCCTGTTTCCGCAAGATCCTCCCGCTTCCGATGAGTGTGGGAGTATACAGCGCTTTATTCAGTCTCTTCTCCCCGTGGAAGATTTTTACAGCTCGATCGGCGGAATTGTCGGCTATCACGCCTCCATTCTCTCTCTGCTTAGTACTCAAGGTCCAAAGGCAGACGATGAAGTTCACTACAAACGCCCCTCCGGCGCAGACATCAGTGCTTCGACCCCCTTGATCAGAAGCTATATCAAAGAAGGGATTGAGAAGACCGCTAAGATCGCCGAGATCTATCCCGTAGGCGGTGCCGGAGACCGTCTGAGTCTTTTGGATAAAAAGAGCGGAGAGCCCCTGCCTGCCGCTTGCCTCGTGTTCATGGGTCACACGCTGCTCGAGAGATTGATCCGAGACCTGGAAGCGCGCGAATATCTGGCCTATAAGCTGACCGGAGAGCGGATCACAACGCCAGTCGCGATGATGACATCCTTCGAAAAAAACAACCATCAGCTCATCGTGGAAAACCTAACCCGTAAAGGCTGGTTTGGAAGGCCGCAAAGCTCGTTTTATCTATTTATCCAGCCGCAGGTTCCGGTGCTGGACACAAAAGGGAATTGGCTTCTGAAAGCCCCTTGGGAACTGATCATGAAACCCGGAGGGCACGGCGCCCTTTGGACTAAAGCTGCACGAGACGGCATACTCCAGGCATTGAAGTCGAAAGGCATCTCCAAGCTGCTCGTGAAGCAGATCAACAATCCTATTGCCGGCACTGATGGGGGCATTCTTGCCTTTTTGGGGATGGGATTGAAGGAGAGCAAGATGTTTGGATTCGCCTCCTGCGAGCGCGTCGTCCATGCCCATGAGGGGATGGATGTCGTTTTGGAGAGAAGGGAAGGAGAGTCTTTCAGCTACTGCCTGACAAACGTTGAATACACCGAATTTAAAAGAAAGGGCATCGAGGATGCGCCCAAAGAAGTGGGAAGCATCTATTCTCTCTTTCCCTGCAATACCAATATCTTGTTTGCCGATATTGAAGAGATTGAGAGAGCCGAAAATATTTGTCCGATTCCCGGAATCACTCTGAACATGAAAAGCTCGTTTATGGCGATTGATCCAGAAGGACTTCGGCATGAGGTGAAGGGAGGCAGGCTGGAGTCTACCATGCAGAATATTGCCGATGTCATTGTCGAAACGTTTCCTAATCCCTTGAGGAACGGAGAAGAGGTGGAAAAGCTCAGGAGCTATTTGACCTATAACGACAGACGGAAAACGCTTTCGGTCACGAAAAAGGCGTGGGATGGCTCAGGATCTTGTCTTGAAACGCCCGAGGGCTGTTTTTACGATATGATGCTCAATGCGGAAGATCTTCTGAAAAATCACTGCAATTTCAAAGTCCCCAGGCAGCCTGATATATCCGAATTCATGAAGAGAGGCCCTTCCTTTGTGTTCGCCTATCTTCCGGCGCTCGGCCCCCTCTATGAGGTGATCGGGCAAAAAATCCGATCGGGAGTTTTAAGCGAGGGTTCTGAGTTTGTCTTGGAGGTTGCAGAGGTTGAGATCGACGGGCTTGAGTTGACGGGAAGCCTTGAAATTATGGCTGACTGGCCGATCGGCGCGTCCGATGAGAAGGGGGCTGTGCAGCTTGGCATGCAAGAGCCTTACTGCATCTTGAAGAACGTGACCGTCGTCAATAAGGGCATTGGAGGGCCTGTAAGAACCGATTATTGGCAGGGGTGCAGCAGGAAAGAGGTCTGTTCCATTAAACTGGAGGAGGGTGCCGCTTTTATTGCCGAGGACGTTACAATCGAAGGCTCCTTCAGTATTACTGTACCTAAAGGCATGTCAGCCAGAGCGTTTATGGAAGGAGGAGAGCTTAAAGTTTCCCTTCAAAAAAACGAACGCTCCACTATCTGGAAATACACGTTTGATCTGGGCGACAGGGTGGTGTTGTCACACGATGCCGAAGATAATTCCTGAAGCGAGCGCCGCTCCGCTTAAGATAAAAGCGGCGGCTGCTGCAATCTTCAGCAGGATACGGCCCATCTTGTGACCGTCGCCCTCCATCCCGGCCGACTCTGCGACAGCCAGCAGTATCCAGCCAATGCCGGAAAAACCTACAAATGCCGCAAGACCCATTCCTGGAGGTGTTTGGAAAAATTCTCCGATCGCGCTGAAAAGCCCGCAGACAGCCTGCCATATTTTTGAGAAAATATGTTTTAAACCTGCGGTAAAACCTCCTTCTGAACCTGCTTCGGCACCGGTCGTAGTGTCTGCCAGAAACCATTGAGGGGATATTGTGGCAACAGTCATAAAAACCTTCCTTTTACTGAATCGTGGGTGGGCGGCTTGCTCCAAAGGTGTATACCGAAAGTCATCAAGAGGTAAATTCGAATATTTGTAAAGTACTCGCATGGATACGTTTCGTGTTCCTGAAAGCTCTCATGTATTGCATAATCTATTTTTTAACGAGATGCGTTTTTCATGTTTCCTCGGCTGGCTCGTAGGTTTTTTTAAAAAGCAGCAGATGCAGGGCCTGAGGGTTGCTAAAAAATGGGAGTTCCAATTTTTTTGTTTTATATCTTCCATGCCGGGTGAAATCGCCCGGGAGAAATATCCTGTTCAATAGATAAAATCGGTCGTAAGTCATTGAAAAAAAGAGAGTGTTGGTTAGATTTAGGTAAATCGATGGCGAGTTGAATCAAAGGATGCTAACCGAAAAACTCTTAGAAATATACGGTAAAAATAAAATTAAATATTTAAGCCTGTAGGGTGTTGCTAGATGAATTTTAAATTGACAGGTTATGCGCTCCTCAGAGCGTCTAGAGTGAAAAAATCGCTTTCCCCGAAGATGGTATAAACCTGCCTGATTCTTTGACTATTAAACAGGAAATACATACACTTCTGCAGCATCTTTATTACACTCCACGGAGCTTAGCTATGAATAACGAAACGGAAGAAAGGCTGAAAAATATCGGCAGCAGAATCGATCATATGTGGAGGTATCTTTGACCTGCCTGGCAAGGTTGAAAAGGTACAAAAGCTAACAGAGCAAATGGAGTCGGATAGCTTCTGGCTCGATAACGAAAAGGCGAAAAAGACCATCAGCGAATGCAACGAGCTGAAAAAATGGACTGTTCCCTGCGAAGAGCTGAAAGCGCAATTTGATAACGTCAGGGAAATGCTTCCCGAGGCTTATGAGATCGAAGACGAAGGACTCATCAAGGAATTGACTGACGAGTTAGACCTCATCGATACCACTCTCTCGGAGCTGGAGATGCGGCGCATGCTTTCAGGTGAGCTCGATAGCAAAAACTGCTATCTCAGCATCAATTCCGGAGCGGGCGGAACCGAGGCTTGCGACTGGGCACTTATGCTGTCTAGAATGTATCAGCGTTGGGCCGCCAAAAGAAATTGGAAAGTTGAAGTTGTTGATTTTGAAGATGGTGAAGTTGCCGGTCTTAAAAGCATTACTTTAAAGTTTACCGGAGATTTTGCCTTCGGTTATAGTAAGGCTGAAAAGGGTGTGCATCGGCTTGTACGCATCTCCCCATTCGATTCCAATGCCAAGCGGCACACAAGCTTTGCGTCGGTCGATGTCACCCCTGAAATCGAAGACGATATCGAGATTGAAATCAGGCCGGAAGATCTCCGGATTGACACTTATCGGGCCTCGGGAGCGGGAGGACAGCACGTCAATAAGACAGAATCGGCCGTGCGTATCACCCACTTGCCGACAAACATAGTCGTTTCTAGCCAGTCTCAGAGGAGCCAGCTCCAGAATAAGGAGACTTGCTTTAAGCTCTTACGATCAAAACTCTATGAGCTGGAAGTGGAAGCCCGTGAGAGTAAGATTAAAGCCTTAGGGGGCGAAAAGAAAGAGATAGCGTGGGGTAGCCAGATCAGGAATTATGTGTTCCAGCCCTATACGCTTGTAAAAGATACCCGTACTAAGTATGAAATGGGCAACATCCAGGCAGTCATGGATGGCGATATCGACGGTTTTGTCCTTGCCTATTTGAAGGAGTTTGGCGGATCATGAGCACTCAAGAGAAAGATATACCAGTTCGGTCTCCTCTTAATATCGAAATTAGATACACGGAGGCCTCAGACGGCCCCCATCTGAAGAGATGGCTCATGGACAAAGATGTCAATCGCTGGTTTCCCATGAACGATGAGGTGGAAATCGATGACGCTGTCATGAGATGGGTGGGCTTCTATCGCTACAGATCCAGCCTGACGGCGGTTTTGGATGGAAAGCCGGTCGGACTGACGACACTCTATCTGCAGCCCTATAAAAAACTGGCCCACCAGTGCGAATTTGGGATCATCGTCGCCCCTGAAATGCGGGGGAAGATGGTCGGTAGTGAGCTGCTCAATAATCTGATTCATCTCGCTAAGGATAAATTTAAGATTGAACTCCTGCATCTGCAGGTCTATCAGGATAATCCTGCTATCAGGCTATATACACGATTTGGGTTTAAGGAGTTTGGCCGGCAAACCCGTTGGATTAAGGAAAACGATGGTACATACACAGGGAGAGTGTTTATGGAGCGATATTTGTAAGTAGTCATTTTTATCTTCACAAAATAGTGCACCTGAAACATTACCCAAGAATTATCCATGTCGTACCTGTTACTCCAAAGAGAGATTGAGCAAGCCTCCAAAAAAAAGGTTAAGCTCAAGATCAATGACAATCGCTCCACCATGCTCAGCGTCAAGTGGGAGCCCGATTGCACAAAAGTTTCCATGCACAGGCTTTTTTTGGAAGCGCCCAAAAATATTATGGATGCGCTGGCGTGCCATATCGGCCACAAAAACAGCGACGTCGCCCCTTCGGTGAAAGCTTATATTGAAGATAAGCTCAAGCATCTCGATTACTCAGACACGATCGATAAGGCGAAGCTTGTCACGGAAGGGGATTATTATGATTTGCTGCAGCTCTATACCGCTATTGAAGAGGAATATTTCCCTGACGAAGAGCTGAATTTAAACATTACATGGTTTGGCTCCAAACTATTAAGGAGAAGATCCCGTCTGACGTTCGGACTTTACCATCAGCCTCTCCGCCTGATCAAAATCAATAAAATGATGGATTCCGAGCGCTTTCCACCCTATTTCGTTGAATATGTGGTTTTCCACGAGATGCTGCATCACATCTGCCCCTCATACTACGATGGAAGCGGCAAGCATTGTGTGCACACGCGTGAGTTCAAGGCGAGGGAAAAGGAATTCAAGTATTACGGTGAGGCCAAGAAATGGCTCAAGGCGAACACCCCAAAATTGTTTGAGCAGTGCTAACAGACAGGAAGAACGAGGTTAAATATGGCCGGCCATAGCAAATGGGCTAACATTAAACACAGGAAAGAGAGAGCCGACGCTAAAAAGGGAAAAATCATCTCCCGCGCAGCGAAAGAGATCATATCCGCCGTTAAAATGGGCGGGCCCGACCCGAAGGCTAACAGCCGTTTGAGGCTTGCAGTCGAAAAAGCACGTGCGTGCAACGTCCCGGCAGATGTGATCGATCGAAATATCAAGAAGGCCTCCTCTGAAGATCAGGCAGATTATCATGAGATGACCTACGAGCTTTATGGGCACGGCGGCGTTGGGATTATTCTGGATATCATGACAGACAACAAAAACCGCATCTCCTCAGATATTCGCATCGCCACCAACAAAAAGGGCGGCAGCATCGCCGGCCCCGGGTCTGTCGCTTATAACTTTGATAGGAAGGGTGTAATCCAGATCGTCAAGAATCATGCCATCGAGGAAGAGCTGTTTGAAGCTGCGACGAATGCCGGTGCCGAGGATTTTAAGTCCGAGGAGGAGTCATTCATTATTCTGACCGATCCAGTCAACTTCATCCATGTGAAGAACGAGGTGGAAAAGCTGGGGTTCAAAGCGGATGATGCCGAACTTGAAATGGTGCCCAAAGTCTATGTCGAGTGCTCCGATGAAGATTATCTTGCCAACATGGCGCTGATTGAGTGGCTCGAAGAATTAGACGATGTGGATGCCGTCTGGCATAATATGGAAGAAAAAGAGATAAAACAGCCCTAGCTGGTCTAAAATCCTGTTATCGGATTCGGATTGGGTCGATCGCGGGGAGCTCTCTCGAAGCCCCCCATGCAAATTTTGACAGGCACTCGGTATAGATACCGTAAAAAGCCCCTTCTAAACTAGAGAGGGAATAG
This genomic stretch from Estrella lausannensis harbors:
- a CDS encoding HAD family hydrolase, producing the protein MLSWADSYSLVLFDFDGLLVNTEKVHFKAYTETIQSLGFTLGWDLPKYLETAHFKAEGLEEEIYRQFPELKRKIPEWKNVYRVKRETYLDLLRREEIEWMPGAKELIGALYSKGIKMAVVTHSDRAQIDIIRGKLQELKQIGHWITREDYKNPKPSSDCYRFAIDTLAKEGGAVIGFEDSPRGLTALLGTEAKAVLVTEVAYPDIDSLLKRGAVRMKSLKEAVSRDALELLVDHPV
- the truA gene encoding tRNA pseudouridine(38-40) synthase TruA, which codes for MEEKKNYKLTVAYDGSSFSGWQVQPNGISIQEKLEDALLLILKEKVHVTGSGRTDAGVHAAAQIASFKTDRPFDLKKAFYSLNGILPPEIRVLSLEEADPSFHARFSAKGKCYTYRLTLGPVQPPHWRHISWHIPRKIDLPAMERAASYLIGEHNFSAFTNESVSKAEKDLVKTIKKIDFTPWEFGVLLEFEGDGFLYKMVRNIVGTLVEVGSSKRKPEEMISILASLDRKQAGQAAPPQGLFLNRVIY
- the ispD gene encoding 2-C-methyl-D-erythritol 4-phosphate cytidylyltransferase — protein: MSEIRISAVLLSGGVGSRFGHAMPKQYLSLANRPIALHSYQLLAKSTLFSQVIVVCDPSYRELFKGSGAPLFALPGNRRQDSLFNALQLIANDTTHILVHDAARPFVSPEMIKKVVEEGVALGAATLAVPVKATIKEADRDGIVTRTPDRSCLHEIQTPQVIRLDLLLEGFAKAKREELTVTDDVSLAELVGHKVKLVEGSFANLKITTQEDLDLAEKLAEKFAVKTANTSDLNSII
- a CDS encoding metallophosphoesterase, with protein sequence MGKPCTKSLPDYLWDGFCIASVLGIWPRFVEPNLLLTRQLTLECPDLAPELQGLKITQFSDLHFSKSTPDAFLKKLSSKIHRENPDILVFTGDFLCYSHLEDEERLLDFLLSLPQARFGNFAILGNHDYASFVSVGRSGNYSLIGDKENRSSILKGLKRMINPVKPTGIIDPEIKAVKEHRPLLNLLKKTPFNLLENSSVSVRIKDKTLTIHGLGEYTVNKMDESCLSNDKTDFALTLLHNPDGIPRLKRDQYDLILCGHTHGGQVNLPLLRDRFIVMEDERFFYGLREYKGQRVYTTRGVGSVMPFRWFCPPEIVSITLKNKGS
- a CDS encoding SWIB/MDM2 domain-containing protein; this encodes MATKKKPSAFMKPVQVSETLAEIVGKGPMARTEVTKKLWDYIKRNKLQDPKNKRNINPDAKLAKVFGSPAAIDMFKMTSKVSKHLKDAELAHR
- a CDS encoding UTP--glucose-1-phosphate uridylyltransferase — encoded protein: MYNLYEITASEGCFKEMMETVREDSLDHLADLALRLTRSEDKLALLKETEEYRCFLKARPYVLSLQNLLDRQEQLVLCSVAAIGQAMRLFPQDPPASDECGSIQRFIQSLLPVEDFYSSIGGIVGYHASILSLLSTQGPKADDEVHYKRPSGADISASTPLIRSYIKEGIEKTAKIAEIYPVGGAGDRLSLLDKKSGEPLPAACLVFMGHTLLERLIRDLEAREYLAYKLTGERITTPVAMMTSFEKNNHQLIVENLTRKGWFGRPQSSFYLFIQPQVPVLDTKGNWLLKAPWELIMKPGGHGALWTKAARDGILQALKSKGISKLLVKQINNPIAGTDGGILAFLGMGLKESKMFGFASCERVVHAHEGMDVVLERREGESFSYCLTNVEYTEFKRKGIEDAPKEVGSIYSLFPCNTNILFADIEEIERAENICPIPGITLNMKSSFMAIDPEGLRHEVKGGRLESTMQNIADVIVETFPNPLRNGEEVEKLRSYLTYNDRRKTLSVTKKAWDGSGSCLETPEGCFYDMMLNAEDLLKNHCNFKVPRQPDISEFMKRGPSFVFAYLPALGPLYEVIGQKIRSGVLSEGSEFVLEVAEVEIDGLELTGSLEIMADWPIGASDEKGAVQLGMQEPYCILKNVTVVNKGIGGPVRTDYWQGCSRKEVCSIKLEEGAAFIAEDVTIEGSFSITVPKGMSARAFMEGGELKVSLQKNERSTIWKYTFDLGDRVVLSHDAEDNS
- the prfB gene encoding peptide chain release factor 2, which gives rise to MSAAESIICGGIFDLPGKVEKVQKLTEQMESDSFWLDNEKAKKTISECNELKKWTVPCEELKAQFDNVREMLPEAYEIEDEGLIKELTDELDLIDTTLSELEMRRMLSGELDSKNCYLSINSGAGGTEACDWALMLSRMYQRWAAKRNWKVEVVDFEDGEVAGLKSITLKFTGDFAFGYSKAEKGVHRLVRISPFDSNAKRHTSFASVDVTPEIEDDIEIEIRPEDLRIDTYRASGAGGQHVNKTESAVRITHLPTNIVVSSQSQRSQLQNKETCFKLLRSKLYELEVEARESKIKALGGEKKEIAWGSQIRNYVFQPYTLVKDTRTKYEMGNIQAVMDGDIDGFVLAYLKEFGGS
- a CDS encoding GNAT family N-acetyltransferase, producing the protein MSTQEKDIPVRSPLNIEIRYTEASDGPHLKRWLMDKDVNRWFPMNDEVEIDDAVMRWVGFYRYRSSLTAVLDGKPVGLTTLYLQPYKKLAHQCEFGIIVAPEMRGKMVGSELLNNLIHLAKDKFKIELLHLQVYQDNPAIRLYTRFGFKEFGRQTRWIKENDGTYTGRVFMERYL
- a CDS encoding YebC/PmpR family DNA-binding transcriptional regulator, with the protein product MAGHSKWANIKHRKERADAKKGKIISRAAKEIISAVKMGGPDPKANSRLRLAVEKARACNVPADVIDRNIKKASSEDQADYHEMTYELYGHGGVGIILDIMTDNKNRISSDIRIATNKKGGSIAGPGSVAYNFDRKGVIQIVKNHAIEEELFEAATNAGAEDFKSEEESFIILTDPVNFIHVKNEVEKLGFKADDAELEMVPKVYVECSDEDYLANMALIEWLEELDDVDAVWHNMEEKEIKQP